The nucleotide window TGGGGCGCGCTCGCTCTCGCACCGATGGTCGGTACTCTGCGTGGTTGGATGGGGGCGCGTGGGGCGGGTGAGCGAACGATCACGGTCGCGTTTCTCGAAAGCTTTGCCGCGGCGGCGGCTGCCGCGAAGCTCTGGGAGTTGCGCAATGCCGAAGTGGGGCGGCCGTCGTGAGAGTGCCGGAGGGGTTTCGCCTGACCGCGGCCGGGAGTCTGGTCCGCTGTGGATACGAGAGCCGTCTCCCCGACTGGGTGCAGCGGGCGCGCACGGCGGGCGAGTCGGTCGGCATCGGTGGGCGCGGCGGCCTCGCGCGTGCGCCGCTCGACGACGGCGCCGAGGCCTTCGTTCGCCGGTATCGGCACGGGGGCTTGCTCGGTACGGTTCTCGGGGAGGCCTATTTTGGGCGCCCCCCGCGGCCGTGGCGCGAACTGGTGGCCACCGAGGCGGCGCGCCGAGCGGGAGTGGTTGCGCCGGAAGTCCTCGCCGCCGTCGTGGAGCCGTTTGACGGTGCGGTCTTCGGTGTCCCGTACCGGGGCGTTCTCGTGA belongs to Candidatus Binatia bacterium and includes:
- a CDS encoding lipopolysaccharide kinase InaA family protein, whose amino-acid sequence is MRVPEGFRLTAAGSLVRCGYESRLPDWVQRARTAGESVGIGGRGGLARAPLDDGAEAFVRRYRHGGLLGTVLGEAYFGRPPRPWRELVATEAARRAGVVAPEVLAAVVEPFDGAVFGVPYRGVLVTRGLEQRRTFREALLEASSGEERLRWLAVAAAAVRQLHTCGVRHPDLNVTNLLVGDSLDEKVAVIDFDRAVAGTSPVGWVGRRMAHRRLSRSIGKLGLPGLSRAQARRELAVVLEAGR